A single window of Vibrio gazogenes DNA harbors:
- a CDS encoding zinc dependent phospholipase C family protein → MPGAFAHITAVNQAFMQGDVRYTLPSQMQRILLVNQRYVEMGAVSPDFPYLKITDSLQAAWADRMHYQYVGDLVRGMIAHVRRLYGEQQDRAFAWLSGFLAHVITDVTIHPVIEIKVGDYDQNRQQHRECEMHQDAFIWQRMGLGDIGYVERLSRHLLHCAAIQSPNQIDHVIEMIWRESLLDTYGQRLGTPDIHGWYVAFIRVMALVEDQYRLFPFSRHVAAFLGLVYPQISAIDQQYITHLETPYGDWHYDQVFDFTVANVVHYQRLLGRSVYDHATTDWLKNWNLDTGRCEQGNLTLWSQEWAERQKLQSTAAPTTSFGKSGLSALVADHTTRATQR, encoded by the coding sequence ATGCCGGGTGCATTTGCCCACATCACGGCGGTCAATCAGGCATTCATGCAGGGAGATGTTCGGTATACTTTGCCCAGCCAAATGCAGCGTATTTTACTGGTGAATCAACGCTATGTTGAAATGGGTGCGGTTTCTCCGGATTTTCCTTATCTGAAAATTACCGATTCGCTTCAGGCAGCATGGGCTGATCGAATGCATTATCAATATGTCGGGGATTTGGTGCGCGGTATGATTGCGCATGTGCGTCGTCTGTACGGAGAGCAGCAGGACCGAGCATTTGCCTGGCTGAGTGGGTTTCTCGCCCATGTGATCACGGATGTCACGATTCACCCGGTGATTGAGATCAAAGTCGGGGACTACGATCAGAATCGACAGCAGCATCGGGAATGTGAGATGCATCAGGATGCGTTTATCTGGCAACGGATGGGGTTGGGTGATATCGGGTATGTCGAACGTTTATCGCGTCATTTGTTGCACTGTGCTGCAATACAGTCGCCGAATCAGATTGATCATGTGATTGAGATGATCTGGCGAGAGTCGTTGCTGGATACATACGGGCAACGGCTCGGGACACCGGATATTCATGGTTGGTATGTCGCTTTTATTCGTGTCATGGCCTTGGTGGAAGACCAATATCGGTTATTTCCGTTTTCCCGTCATGTTGCGGCTTTTCTCGGCTTGGTCTATCCACAGATTTCAGCCATTGATCAGCAGTACATTACCCATCTGGAGACGCCTTATGGTGATTGGCACTATGATCAGGTGTTTGATTTTACGGTCGCGAACGTTGTTCACTATCAGCGGCTGCTTGGCCGGAGCGTTTATGATCATGCGACAACAGACTGGCTTAAGAACTGGAATCTGGACACAGGACGATGTGAGCAGGGGAATCTAACACTTTGGTCGCAAGAATGGGCGGAGCGGCAAAAGCTACAATCGACAGCAGCACCTACAACGAGCTTTGGTAAATCGGGATTGAGCGCGCTTGTGGCCGATCACACAACGCGCGCTACTCAGCGTTAA
- a CDS encoding DUF4123 domain-containing protein has protein sequence MSILQSEQALARIPTGTEHHLYLFVDGRQLPPYNQNYFPGEPIVESAAIYLYESDEEQSPYLLVVNDVVKQWFLRHQRGAEGFFFSSSWSIETLAEHFRQQIQVLSPYGTTSYLNMAHADVAWTLLSASCHWFWLPMNQVWLPTSLGWKAIDRSDFEPMVEFELPLQLTPVQWQQLSQIAWQSLLEAIYHHMKRHFPEVLFQQERGDLWVEAHAQIARQKGFVTRQDQLNYFNIIGWLGESAVAGEVYPDIYQLIHFPSPERTPTQRIRQAARCAKQYALGV, from the coding sequence ATGAGCATATTGCAATCTGAACAAGCATTGGCTCGAATACCGACAGGTACGGAGCATCATCTGTATTTGTTTGTGGATGGCCGACAACTGCCACCGTATAACCAAAACTATTTTCCTGGTGAGCCCATTGTCGAGTCGGCCGCAATTTATCTCTATGAATCGGATGAAGAACAGTCACCTTATCTGTTGGTTGTGAATGATGTCGTGAAGCAATGGTTTTTGCGACACCAGCGCGGGGCGGAGGGATTTTTCTTCAGTTCATCCTGGTCGATCGAGACACTTGCTGAACATTTTCGGCAGCAGATACAGGTGTTGTCTCCTTATGGGACAACAAGTTATCTCAACATGGCTCATGCCGATGTGGCATGGACTTTACTCAGTGCGTCGTGTCATTGGTTTTGGCTGCCGATGAATCAGGTGTGGCTCCCAACCTCTTTAGGCTGGAAAGCGATAGACCGGTCTGATTTTGAACCCATGGTTGAATTTGAATTACCGCTGCAACTCACCCCCGTGCAGTGGCAACAACTCAGCCAGATCGCGTGGCAGAGCCTGCTTGAAGCGATATACCATCACATGAAACGACATTTTCCCGAGGTGCTGTTCCAGCAAGAACGTGGCGATCTGTGGGTTGAAGCCCATGCTCAGATTGCCCGTCAGAAAGGGTTTGTCACCCGTCAGGATCAATTGAATTACTTCAATATCATCGGTTGGTTGGGAGAATCCGCGGTGGCGGGGGAAGTGTATCCAGACATTTATCAACTGATTCACTTTCCCTCACCGGAAAGGACACCGACTCAGCGGATTCGTCAGGCCGCCCGATGCGCAAAACAGTATGCGTTGGGTGTGTGA
- a CDS encoding carboxypeptidase M32: MNAYHQLVEHTKNIAHFEHLSAICGWDQAAMMPAGGAEARAQAMAALQVHIHQLMNQPQLTEWFAQAEQEPLSAEQQAVLREMKRQWQQATVLPESLVQAQSIAGARCEHAWRQQRQDNDWAGFSANWEEVVKLSREEAQIRAAATGKTPYDAMLDLYEPGASTQTLDSLFDDVKSWLPALIDRVLEKQSHESILLPRGNYPSETQKSLGLAVMKQLQFDFDHGRLDESTHPFCGGVPTDVRITTRYSETEFVQSLMGIVHETGHARYEQGLPKAYAGTPAGEARSMGIHESQSLFFEMQIGRNPLFINHLADLASQHFNAHNDPVFAKANLQKLYSRVSKDFIRVDADELTYPAHVILRYEIERDLINGVIEFRDVPELWDHKMQNYLGLSTQGNYRQGCMQDIHWTDGSFGYFPSYTLGAMYAAQFMAAMKKTVDVDGVIHSGDLTPIFTWLSDNIWCKGSLLTTDELVKQATGETLNAEHFKAHLEGRYLG; encoded by the coding sequence ATGAACGCGTACCATCAGTTGGTTGAGCATACAAAAAATATCGCTCACTTCGAGCATCTTTCTGCAATCTGCGGCTGGGATCAGGCAGCGATGATGCCAGCAGGCGGGGCTGAAGCGCGTGCCCAAGCAATGGCCGCGTTACAAGTCCATATTCACCAGTTGATGAATCAGCCCCAACTGACTGAATGGTTTGCTCAGGCAGAGCAAGAACCACTTTCAGCAGAGCAGCAAGCCGTGCTTCGCGAGATGAAACGGCAGTGGCAACAAGCCACCGTGCTGCCTGAATCACTAGTTCAGGCACAATCAATCGCTGGCGCCCGATGTGAACATGCGTGGCGGCAACAAAGACAAGACAATGATTGGGCCGGTTTCTCAGCCAACTGGGAGGAAGTCGTTAAACTCTCACGCGAAGAAGCACAGATCCGGGCCGCAGCGACAGGCAAGACCCCATATGATGCAATGCTTGACCTTTATGAACCCGGTGCATCGACCCAAACACTGGACAGCTTGTTTGACGACGTCAAATCTTGGTTGCCCGCGCTCATTGATCGTGTTCTTGAAAAACAGTCGCATGAATCTATTCTGTTACCGCGGGGTAACTATCCGAGTGAGACACAAAAATCGCTGGGATTAGCTGTCATGAAACAGCTGCAATTCGATTTCGATCACGGGCGGCTGGATGAAAGCACTCACCCGTTTTGTGGTGGTGTGCCTACCGATGTCCGTATCACGACACGCTATAGTGAAACGGAATTTGTGCAATCGTTGATGGGAATCGTCCACGAAACCGGCCACGCGCGCTATGAACAGGGATTACCCAAAGCATATGCCGGCACACCGGCCGGTGAAGCACGGTCGATGGGGATTCATGAATCGCAATCACTTTTCTTTGAAATGCAGATTGGGCGCAATCCGTTGTTCATCAATCATCTGGCCGATTTGGCATCGCAGCATTTCAACGCACACAATGACCCCGTGTTTGCCAAAGCCAATCTGCAAAAACTTTATTCCAGAGTGAGCAAGGATTTCATCCGCGTCGATGCCGACGAACTCACCTACCCTGCCCATGTCATTTTGCGTTACGAAATCGAGCGCGACCTGATCAACGGTGTGATCGAATTCCGTGATGTACCCGAGTTATGGGATCATAAAATGCAGAACTATCTCGGGCTATCCACCCAAGGCAATTATCGCCAAGGTTGTATGCAAGATATTCACTGGACTGACGGCTCATTCGGCTATTTCCCTTCTTATACACTCGGTGCGATGTATGCCGCTCAATTTATGGCGGCCATGAAGAAAACGGTCGATGTTGACGGAGTCATCCACAGTGGCGATTTGACACCGATATTCACTTGGCTATCTGACAATATTTGGTGTAAAGGGAGTTTGTTAACCACCGATGAGCTGGTGAAACAAGCGACGGGTGAGACGTTGAATGCTGAGCATTTTAAAGCCCACCTTGAAGGTCGTTATCTCGGTTAA
- a CDS encoding helix-turn-helix domain-containing protein yields MSLDFEIFKPQGRLASHIQAIWSVSVASDTVQTVHKQLLSDAGTGVTFILQNEVQMDGEWQSPGVLLLPVSTLAHQVCLPPGTVMAGVRFHPAVSYQLFGQRLAQPLRIEGDHPLASLALATFESLQAAHSPSARMVALYHWCQDLIAAYEPQDVSHIIHQERATISQRQRERQFQKWLGITPKHYQRIIRVRQTLEQLRAQPNISLSDLALEQGFADQAHMTRECQQIARMTPKQFVRKRKKPNRL; encoded by the coding sequence TTGAGTTTGGACTTTGAGATATTTAAACCTCAGGGGAGGTTAGCTAGCCATATTCAGGCAATCTGGTCGGTTTCCGTCGCGTCTGACACGGTGCAAACGGTGCATAAGCAATTACTCAGTGATGCCGGAACTGGCGTGACGTTCATTTTGCAAAATGAGGTGCAGATGGACGGCGAGTGGCAGAGCCCGGGGGTTCTGTTACTGCCAGTCAGCACACTGGCGCATCAGGTTTGTCTGCCACCCGGTACAGTTATGGCCGGGGTGCGCTTTCATCCTGCTGTCAGTTATCAGTTGTTTGGTCAACGCTTAGCACAGCCGTTACGAATTGAGGGGGATCATCCGCTCGCCTCTTTGGCGTTAGCGACATTTGAATCTCTGCAAGCAGCGCATTCGCCGTCAGCAAGAATGGTTGCGTTATACCACTGGTGCCAAGATCTGATTGCAGCATATGAGCCTCAGGATGTCAGTCATATTATCCACCAAGAGCGAGCAACGATCAGTCAGCGTCAGAGAGAACGTCAGTTTCAGAAATGGCTGGGGATTACTCCGAAACATTATCAGCGCATTATACGGGTGAGACAGACTTTAGAGCAGCTTCGGGCACAGCCTAACATCTCTTTATCGGATCTGGCGCTGGAGCAGGGCTTTGCTGATCAGGCCCATATGACCCGGGAATGTCAGCAGATTGCGCGTATGACACCCAAACAGTTTGTGCGGAAAAGAAAAAAGCCGAACAGGCTTTAA
- a CDS encoding carboxymuconolactone decarboxylase family protein: protein MQKRLSYTDIAPKAIDILYAQEAYFHEQFRQSDTMNMTIWELVKLRVSQINQCAFCIDMHSKDALKLGERPERIWGLSAWKDMYFYSDPEQVALGWAELLTAGLPVDDDTYQLTLNTFGEKAMVNLTFAINAINSWNRIVKAFKPQVGVYQPK, encoded by the coding sequence ATGCAAAAACGACTCAGCTATACTGACATCGCACCAAAGGCAATTGACATCTTGTATGCTCAGGAAGCGTATTTCCATGAGCAATTTCGCCAATCTGACACCATGAATATGACCATATGGGAACTGGTCAAGTTGCGTGTTTCACAAATCAATCAGTGTGCATTTTGTATCGATATGCACAGTAAAGACGCACTTAAACTCGGAGAACGGCCTGAACGGATATGGGGGCTTAGTGCGTGGAAAGACATGTACTTCTACAGCGATCCAGAACAAGTTGCGTTGGGCTGGGCTGAATTACTGACGGCAGGCCTGCCGGTCGATGATGATACCTATCAACTTACTTTGAATACCTTTGGTGAAAAAGCGATGGTCAACCTGACGTTTGCGATCAATGCCATCAATAGTTGGAATCGAATCGTGAAGGCATTTAAGCCTCAGGTGGGTGTATACCAGCCCAAATAA
- a CDS encoding dihydrodipicolinate synthase family protein, giving the protein MMKHEIDLKGLVPAPVTPFTRDGDVDFAAIKRLGSWLASVDGVKGLVVLGHAGEGTFLTPEEQCAVITAFKDAVNDEIPIIAGITGEGDMVAALEAKRAVEAGASAGLLYPSHGWLRFGYQEGAPQKRYKTVHEESGLPLILFQYPDVTKATYNLQTLLDIAKQPGVIAMKNGVRNMRRWDTEIPIIRRECPELTILTCHDEYLLHTMFDVDGALVGYGGLAPEPLVELIEAGKARDYPKARAIHDQLFPVTQNVYHRGSHMEGTVALKEGLVARGILEHATVRNPLQPLQEGAHEEIAAALRSAGLVD; this is encoded by the coding sequence ATGATGAAACACGAAATTGATTTGAAAGGTCTTGTACCTGCTCCAGTAACCCCTTTTACCCGTGATGGCGATGTTGACTTTGCTGCGATCAAACGCCTCGGTTCATGGCTGGCAAGTGTTGATGGCGTGAAAGGGCTTGTCGTGCTTGGTCATGCAGGCGAAGGGACTTTTTTAACGCCTGAAGAGCAGTGCGCGGTGATTACTGCTTTTAAAGATGCGGTCAATGATGAAATCCCAATTATCGCCGGTATTACTGGTGAAGGGGATATGGTTGCAGCGCTGGAAGCGAAGCGTGCGGTCGAAGCCGGTGCTTCTGCGGGTCTGCTGTATCCTTCACACGGTTGGCTACGTTTTGGTTACCAAGAAGGTGCCCCGCAAAAACGTTATAAAACAGTCCATGAAGAAAGTGGATTACCACTGATTCTGTTCCAATATCCTGATGTGACGAAAGCGACTTATAACCTGCAAACCCTGTTAGATATTGCAAAACAGCCGGGTGTGATTGCGATGAAAAATGGTGTTCGCAACATGCGCCGCTGGGATACCGAAATTCCAATTATTCGTCGTGAATGTCCAGAGCTAACGATTTTGACCTGCCATGATGAATATCTACTTCACACCATGTTTGATGTTGACGGTGCGCTCGTCGGTTACGGCGGTCTGGCGCCTGAGCCTTTGGTTGAACTGATTGAAGCTGGTAAAGCGCGTGACTATCCGAAAGCCCGTGCCATTCATGATCAATTATTCCCAGTGACTCAGAATGTTTATCATCGCGGTTCACATATGGAAGGCACAGTGGCGTTAAAAGAAGGTCTGGTTGCTCGGGGTATTCTTGAGCATGCAACAGTTCGTAATCCGCTCCAACCCCTACAAGAAGGTGCACACGAAGAAATTGCAGCCGCTCTTCGTTCTGCCGGACTTGTTGATTAA
- a CDS encoding LacI family DNA-binding transcriptional regulator: MNDLTNQKPPAKALPVTLKDVAKATGVSISTVSRILDERLPKSKSKSAEKVRAVAKELGYTRDVMASSLRRGGTGTIGVLVPHLTDTVMAILYEELAKAAQQSGYFTIVATCGDELEEEEKAIESLLGRRVDGLILATSRLDSHSTEKLRRSGVPHTLVLRTDHTSNSVVGNDIHGGYIATRHLIDLGHTRIGIVAGPSYSSNSLGRTEGYKNALTQAGIAFEQSLCIESRFDFESGENAGRTLLSLPDRPTAIFAVTDNLALGVISAAKEFKLTPGTDFALVGYNDTPLANMLPTPISSVHIPLDFIAYKAVDLLFGDKTGEIVEIMPSLIPRHSSIYYKV, from the coding sequence ATGAATGACTTAACGAACCAAAAACCTCCGGCAAAAGCCTTACCTGTAACGTTAAAAGATGTCGCAAAAGCGACTGGCGTAAGTATATCTACCGTATCTCGGATCCTTGATGAGCGATTACCTAAATCCAAGAGCAAATCGGCAGAGAAAGTCAGGGCTGTCGCTAAAGAGCTTGGATATACACGAGATGTCATGGCATCCAGTTTAAGGAGAGGTGGAACTGGAACTATCGGCGTTTTGGTTCCTCACCTTACAGACACCGTGATGGCTATTCTGTATGAAGAGTTAGCAAAAGCTGCTCAACAAAGTGGCTATTTTACAATTGTGGCTACGTGTGGTGATGAGTTAGAAGAGGAAGAAAAAGCGATTGAATCTCTTTTAGGGAGACGTGTTGATGGGCTCATTCTTGCGACTTCAAGATTAGATAGTCATTCTACAGAAAAGTTAAGACGCTCCGGAGTGCCTCATACATTAGTATTGAGAACCGACCATACGAGTAACTCCGTTGTGGGCAACGATATTCATGGTGGATATATAGCGACTCGTCATTTAATCGATCTCGGCCATACAAGAATTGGGATTGTTGCTGGTCCGAGTTACTCATCGAACTCATTGGGTCGAACTGAAGGGTATAAAAATGCATTAACACAAGCCGGAATAGCGTTTGAACAATCGCTATGTATTGAATCACGTTTTGATTTTGAATCCGGAGAGAATGCAGGAAGAACCCTTTTAAGTCTGCCAGATAGACCGACTGCCATTTTCGCCGTGACCGACAACCTAGCCCTCGGTGTTATATCTGCAGCAAAAGAATTCAAATTAACGCCAGGAACAGATTTTGCGTTAGTTGGCTACAATGATACGCCACTCGCAAATATGCTACCGACACCGATATCATCTGTTCATATTCCGTTAGATTTTATCGCTTACAAAGCGGTCGATCTTTTATTTGGAGACAAAACAGGCGAAATTGTAGAAATTATGCCGAGCTTAATTCCTAGACATTCATCCATCTATTACAAGGTGTAG
- a CDS encoding DUF5718 family protein, protein MIFGISGNFKGHLGQVNKGNNNIDIPGCIFPIYAKGMDGYLSVYPVSEDYLRITNDYNYQIEPEISLFFDVQYKDGKVVNLSATHYTLFNDCSIRSNDIKKISLKKNWGTCSKGAYLKPIPLCSYAEDSELENLRIVSFVKRNNVLHQYNEDCSTKEYTFKYDTLLSWIKDTINSQEETEVKDDLINILESCDFPETIQIAIGATRYTDFGKDNFLKNGDEVFILLYKDGQYDKEEIEKIVNNYDLDKENIVNIYQKVII, encoded by the coding sequence ATGATATTCGGAATATCCGGTAATTTTAAAGGTCATTTAGGTCAAGTAAATAAGGGAAATAACAACATTGATATTCCTGGGTGTATATTCCCAATTTATGCCAAAGGAATGGATGGTTATCTTAGTGTTTATCCTGTCAGCGAAGATTACCTGAGAATAACAAATGATTATAATTATCAAATTGAGCCTGAAATATCCCTTTTTTTCGATGTGCAATATAAAGATGGTAAAGTCGTTAACCTGAGCGCTACACATTATACTTTATTTAACGATTGCTCAATTAGAAGTAATGACATAAAGAAAATCTCACTGAAGAAAAACTGGGGGACTTGCTCTAAAGGGGCTTATTTGAAACCTATTCCTTTATGTTCATACGCTGAAGATTCGGAATTAGAAAATTTAAGAATTGTTAGTTTTGTAAAGCGAAATAATGTCCTTCATCAATACAATGAGGATTGTTCTACAAAAGAGTACACATTCAAATATGATACATTGTTATCTTGGATAAAAGATACAATAAATAGTCAAGAAGAAACTGAAGTAAAAGATGATTTAATCAATATCCTGGAAAGTTGTGACTTTCCTGAAACGATTCAAATTGCCATAGGCGCGACTCGCTATACTGATTTTGGGAAAGATAATTTCTTAAAAAATGGTGATGAAGTGTTTATATTGTTATATAAAGACGGGCAGTATGATAAAGAAGAAATAGAGAAAATAGTTAATAACTATGATTTAGATAAAGAGAATATAGTAAATATATATCAAAAAGTTATTATATAA
- a CDS encoding Nramp family divalent metal transporter, protein MKSNTRIETVKTVGNSYQQGEKSSNWYKILLLMGPAFVAGAWRFGPGALTSAVQAGSQYGYHLLWVIVVSGILMFFFNDMSVRIGLATGEKSLVDTIKETLGHKIGVLAGVGVFFITLCFSVGNAVGSGIALQLLFGGSVVAWVLASTVAVGILIAMKNAYRALEKMLVALIAIMSLGFLGSAILSDPEWVDVSMGFIPTIPAEAGYLLIALIGTNFSINSAFYSGYSIHERGLKPEQYKHLTIADTIPGNIATAAMTMLVIIVSAAVFNVTGETANNFTQLTKVLEPLSGKMGSIIFSIGFFSAAFSSMAANASAGGTLLCDAVGWGNKLSCSKVKFFVYGILIFGASVAIFNNGSPIKLIILAQALTVLVAPFLGILLFVISSKKSIMGKLVNKNLHLTMGLIGLLAIFSLSFRLIIKLFA, encoded by the coding sequence ATGAAATCTAATACGAGAATAGAGACAGTAAAAACTGTCGGTAACTCGTATCAACAAGGCGAAAAGTCGTCTAATTGGTACAAGATTTTACTCCTCATGGGACCCGCATTTGTTGCTGGTGCATGGCGATTCGGCCCCGGTGCACTGACATCAGCCGTACAAGCAGGTAGTCAATATGGATACCATCTACTATGGGTCATCGTTGTCTCTGGTATTCTCATGTTTTTCTTTAATGACATGTCTGTGAGAATCGGCCTTGCAACGGGTGAAAAATCATTAGTTGATACAATCAAGGAAACTTTAGGTCACAAAATTGGCGTGTTAGCTGGGGTCGGTGTATTTTTCATTACGTTATGTTTTTCTGTTGGGAATGCAGTCGGCTCTGGTATCGCTTTACAGTTATTATTTGGTGGTTCAGTTGTTGCTTGGGTATTGGCTTCAACTGTCGCAGTTGGTATTTTGATTGCGATGAAAAATGCGTATCGCGCATTAGAGAAGATGCTTGTCGCTCTGATTGCAATTATGTCATTAGGTTTTTTGGGATCTGCGATTTTAAGTGATCCTGAGTGGGTTGATGTCTCTATGGGATTTATTCCCACAATACCGGCTGAAGCAGGGTATTTACTAATAGCATTAATTGGCACAAACTTTTCGATTAATTCAGCATTTTATAGTGGATATTCTATCCATGAGCGCGGGCTGAAACCAGAGCAATATAAGCACCTTACGATTGCTGATACGATCCCTGGCAATATAGCTACGGCGGCTATGACAATGTTGGTTATCATTGTATCTGCCGCAGTATTTAATGTGACAGGTGAAACAGCGAATAATTTTACCCAACTGACTAAAGTATTAGAGCCGTTATCAGGAAAAATGGGATCCATTATTTTTAGTATTGGGTTCTTTTCTGCGGCATTTTCATCTATGGCCGCAAATGCCTCTGCTGGCGGAACACTATTATGTGATGCGGTAGGGTGGGGTAATAAATTATCATGTTCAAAAGTGAAATTTTTTGTCTATGGTATTTTAATATTTGGCGCATCAGTTGCCATATTTAATAATGGCTCACCAATTAAATTAATTATTTTAGCACAAGCTTTAACAGTTCTTGTCGCACCGTTTTTAGGTATCCTATTATTTGTTATTTCATCTAAAAAATCCATTATGGGTAAGTTAGTGAATAAAAACTTACATCTAACAATGGGATTGATAGGTTTACTTGCAATATTTTCTTTGTCATTTAGATTGATTATTAAACTTTTTGCATAA
- a CDS encoding dihydrodipicolinate synthase family protein: MMKHEIDLKGLVPAPVTPFTRDGDVDFAAIKRLGSWLASVDGVKGLVVLGHAGEGTFLTPEEQCAVITAFKDAVNDEIPIIAGITGEGDMVAALEAKRAVEAGASAGLLYPSHGWLRFGYQEGAPQKRYKTVHEESGLPLILFQYPDVTKATYNLQTLLDIAKQPGVIAMKNGVRNMRRWDTEIPIIRRECPELTILTCHDEYLLHTMFDVDGALVGYGGLAPEPLVELIEAGKARDYPKARAIHDQLFPVTQNVYHRGSHMEGTVALKEGLVARGILEHATVRNPLRPLQEGAHEEIAAALRSAGLVD; encoded by the coding sequence ATGATGAAACATGAAATTGATTTGAAAGGTCTTGTGCCTGCTCCAGTAACTCCTTTTACCCGTGATGGCGATGTTGACTTTGCTGCGATCAAACGCCTCGGTTCATGGCTGGCAAGTGTTGATGGCGTGAAAGGGCTTGTTGTGCTTGGTCATGCGGGCGAAGGGACTTTTTTAACACCTGAAGAGCAGTGCGCGGTGATTACTGCTTTTAAAGATGCGGTCAATGATGAAATCCCAATTATTGCCGGTATTACTGGTGAAGGAGATATGGTTGCAGCGCTGGAAGCGAAGCGTGCGGTCGAAGCCGGTGCTTCTGCGGGTTTGCTATATCCTTCACATGGTTGGCTACGTTTTGGTTACCAAGAAGGTGCCCCGCAAAAACGTTATAAAACAGTCCATGAAGAAAGTGGATTACCACTGATTCTGTTCCAATATCCTGATGTGACGAAAGCGACTTATAACCTGCAAACCCTGTTAGATATTGCAAAACAGCCGGGTGTGATTGCGATGAAAAATGGTGTTCGCAACATGCGCCGCTGGGATACCGAAATTCCAATTATTCGTCGTGAATGTCCAGAGCTAACGATTTTGACCTGCCATGATGAATACCTACTTCACACTATGTTTGATGTTGACGGTGCGCTCGTCGGTTACGGCGGTCTGGCGCCTGAGCCTTTGGTTGAACTGATTGAAGCAGGTAAAGCGCGTGACTATCCGAAAGCCCGTGCCATTCACGATCAATTATTCCCAGTAACGCAGAATGTTTATCACCGCGGTTCACATATGGAAGGAACAGTGGCCTTAAAAGAAGGACTGGTTGCCCGAGGGATTCTTGAGCATGCAACAGTTCGTAATCCACTCCGCCCCCTACAAGAAGGTGCGCACGAAGAAATTGCCGCCGCTCTTCGTTCTGCCGGACTCGTTGATTAA
- a CDS encoding sporulation protein: protein MGFFDKVKSIKNFITGGAAKVYLDSSEIVFGEQFELRIRVQVDDADLKIDRVYVEIEGIEEIEVPDVDVIYEYDDEEERRLEIVRAETTTTELEITVDDGQVLNANEKYEWTVNIELPSDALPPYNGQYCQHSYMARASLDCFGNDPDSGWIELDIN, encoded by the coding sequence ATGGGGTTTTTCGATAAAGTAAAATCAATTAAGAATTTCATTACCGGTGGTGCGGCGAAAGTTTATTTAGACTCATCAGAAATTGTGTTTGGTGAGCAGTTTGAATTGCGAATTAGAGTTCAGGTTGATGATGCTGATTTAAAAATCGATCGCGTTTATGTTGAAATTGAAGGTATAGAAGAAATAGAAGTACCGGATGTCGATGTCATTTATGAGTACGATGACGAAGAGGAACGGCGCCTAGAAATCGTACGAGCAGAAACCACCACCACAGAATTAGAAATCACAGTGGATGACGGGCAAGTTTTAAATGCCAATGAAAAATACGAATGGACAGTCAATATCGAGTTACCAAGTGACGCCCTGCCTCCGTATAATGGCCAATATTGTCAGCATTCATACATGGCGCGTGCGTCGCTGGATTGTTTCGGCAACGACCCCGATTCTGGTTGGATTGAGCTGGATATCAACTAA
- a CDS encoding metalloregulator ArsR/SmtB family transcription factor translates to MTPLQFFKCLSDDTRLKSILIIHQLEEACVCDLMAALELDQPKVSRHLAELRKCNILRDERRGKWVYYQLHEQLPDWAKTVISQTAESNHSYFAEALSKLTATKQQDSCC, encoded by the coding sequence ATGACACCACTACAGTTTTTTAAATGCTTGTCAGATGACACCAGACTCAAGTCGATTCTGATTATTCACCAACTTGAGGAAGCTTGCGTGTGTGATCTCATGGCAGCACTTGAGCTTGACCAACCCAAAGTTTCACGCCATTTAGCCGAGCTACGTAAATGTAATATTTTGCGAGATGAGCGCCGTGGCAAATGGGTATATTACCAACTCCATGAACAACTGCCTGACTGGGCGAAAACGGTTATCAGCCAAACGGCTGAAAGCAATCACAGCTATTTTGCTGAAGCCTTGTCAAAACTAACAGCGACCAAACAGCAAGATTCATGCTGTTAG